From Penaeus vannamei isolate JL-2024 chromosome 12, ASM4276789v1, whole genome shotgun sequence, the proteins below share one genomic window:
- the LOC113815549 gene encoding 2-oxo-4-hydroxy-4-carboxy-5-ureidoimidazoline decarboxylase-like, with amino-acid sequence MANPKSMDDINAMDYEEFISHFGNAIENCSLIAAAVWRFRPFEDVVHLHEALCSFVDGLPVSGQEGILRSHPDLAGRVAAAGALTAESTLEQRAAGLSQLTAEEKAELAELNGRYRGKFGFPFVVCARQNKKNSIFEGLRTRLNNSAEEEVAKGVQEVKKICYLRLLDLVMHEGIDSKY; translated from the exons ATGGCGAATCCGAAAAGTATGGACGACATAAACGCCATGGACTACGAAGAGTTCATAAGCCACTTCGGAAATGCAATCGAAAACTGCTCGCTGATCGCCGCCGCGGTGTGGAGGTTCCGACCCTTTGAAGATGTGGTCCACCTTCACGAGGCGCTGTGTTCCTTCGTGGATGGCCTACCTGTCTCGG GGCAGGAAGGCATCCTCCGCTCGCACCCTGATCTGGCCGGGCGCGTGGCGGCGGCGGGCGCCCTCACCGCCGAGTCGACCTTGGAGCAACGGGCAGCGGGTCTCTCTCAGCTGACggcggaggagaaggcggagctGGCGGAGCTGAATGGCAG GTACCGTGGCAAGTTCGGATTCCCCTTCGTGGTGTGCGCGAgacagaacaagaagaacagcATTTTCGAAGGCCTCCGCACCCGCCTCAACAACTCGGCCGAGGAGGAAGTGGCCAAGGGCGTGCAGGAGGTGAAGAAAATATGCTACCTGCGTCTGTTGGATCTGGTGATGCACGAGGGCATCGACAGTAAATATTAG